CACGATCGCTGCCCCGCTTCCTGCCTCGCCCAGAAGCTCGGCGTCGGGCACCCGCACGCTCTTCAGGTGCAGGTTGGGACGAAGCTGCTCGTCGGTCGTCTCCACGCGCTCGAGCTCGGCACCTTCGCTCCGGGGATCGACCAGGAAGACCGAGAGTTCTCCTTCCTCGGTGGCTGCCGGAACCAGGACGCGTTGGGCCACGTGGGCAGCGGGTACGAGTGAGCAGCGGCCCTCGAGGCGCCAGCCCGTGCCGTCGTGGCGTGCAGTGACGACGTCACCCGCGCCCTGGTTGATCGCGGCGCTGAGCATCGCGTCGCCACTGGCGACCCGAGGCAGCCAGGCTGCGCGCAGACCATCCGTGCCGAACGCGTCGATGGCCAGCGCGCCCAGCACCAGCGTTGCGTAGGCAGGGACCGGCGCAACGCTGCGTCCGATTTCCTGCTGCAAGATCGTCAGTTCGGAGAGCCCAAAGCCGGCCCCACCATGCTCTTCGGGAACCGCGAGCCCGAGCAGGTTGGCCTTCGCCAGCTCGGTCCAAAGCTCGCGATCGATGCGATCCTCCGTCGTCGCCACCGCCCGGAGGCGATCCTGGCTGAGCTGGTCAGTGAGGATCTCCCGAGC
Above is a genomic segment from bacterium containing:
- a CDS encoding acyl-CoA/acyl-ACP dehydrogenase — protein: MDFSHSEDQESLRGLAREILTDQLSQDRLRAVATTEDRIDRELWTELAKANLLGLAVPEEHGGAGFGLSELTILQQEIGRSVAPVPAYATLVLGALAIDAFGTDGLRAAWLPRVASGDAMLSAAINQGAGDVVTARHDGTGWRLEGRCSLVPAAHVAQRVLVPAATEEGELSVFLVDPRSEGAELERVETTDEQLRPNLHLKSVRVPDAELLGEAGSGAAIVEWIRQRATLSLCALQLGVAERALEMTATYTTERKQFNRPIGSFQAVHQRAADAYVQVQAMKVTVWRATHLLAQGEDAREILPIAKYWASVGGASVTYAAQHLHGGIGVDLDYPLHRYYLWARQIGLHLGTGTAQLAKLGEQIAAG